The following proteins are encoded in a genomic region of Bosea beijingensis:
- a CDS encoding DUF72 domain-containing protein, whose translation MRKEDRQDKKVRIGLSGWTYAPWRGHFYPKGLVQKRELSYAADQFPALEVNGTFYGLQKPEVFGRWKEAVPDDFVFAIKGSRYITHVLRLRDVETPLSNFLASGLLRLGSKLGPLLWQFPPSFRFDAALMEKFLKLLPKDTQEAATRAKRHDEHLDGRAWVETDKKRPLRHAVEIRHDSFRDPAFIDLLRRYGIALVCADTADWPLLMDLTADFAYCRLHGSKELYRSRYDEADLERWAARIRAWRSGQPMRDGDFAADQKSATDQPRDIYLFFDNTDKRHAPQDAAVLMRMLGIAWPEAAKPKAA comes from the coding sequence ATGCGAAAGGAAGATCGGCAGGACAAGAAGGTCCGGATCGGGCTGTCCGGCTGGACCTATGCGCCCTGGCGCGGGCATTTCTACCCGAAAGGGCTGGTGCAGAAGCGCGAGCTTTCCTACGCAGCCGATCAGTTCCCGGCGCTGGAGGTCAACGGTACCTTCTATGGCCTGCAGAAGCCCGAGGTTTTCGGGCGCTGGAAAGAGGCTGTGCCCGACGACTTCGTCTTTGCGATCAAGGGCTCGCGCTACATTACCCATGTGCTGCGGCTCCGGGATGTCGAGACGCCGCTGAGCAATTTCCTGGCATCCGGCCTGCTCCGCCTCGGCTCCAAGCTCGGGCCGCTGCTCTGGCAGTTTCCGCCGAGCTTTCGTTTCGATGCCGCGCTCATGGAAAAGTTTCTGAAGCTGCTTCCCAAAGATACGCAGGAAGCCGCTACACGCGCCAAGCGGCACGACGAGCATCTTGATGGCCGGGCCTGGGTCGAAACCGATAAGAAGCGCCCGCTACGGCATGCGGTCGAGATTCGACATGACAGCTTTCGCGATCCCGCTTTCATCGATCTGCTGCGCCGCTATGGAATCGCGCTCGTCTGCGCCGACACAGCCGACTGGCCGTTGCTGATGGATCTGACCGCCGACTTTGCCTATTGCCGGCTACACGGCTCCAAGGAGCTCTATCGGTCTCGTTATGACGAAGCTGACCTGGAGCGCTGGGCTGCGCGCATTCGTGCCTGGCGTTCAGGGCAACCGATGCGGGACGGCGATTTCGCCGCAGATCAGAAGAGCGCCACCGATCAGCCACGCGACATCTACCTGTTCTTCGACAACACCGACAAGCGACATGCACCGCAGGACGCGGCTGTCTTGATGCGCATGCTCGGCATCGCCTGGCCCGAAGCGGCAAAGCCCAAGGCAGCATAA
- a CDS encoding low affinity iron permease family protein has translation MSSYDHIIHKGNKASLFTRMAQSVASWTGKPITFFGAVTLIVIWAASGPIFGFNDTWQLVINTSTTIITFLMVFIIQNSQNRDTAAMQIKLDELILRFEGAREELLDLEELDEKDLALIREDFCKRASSARDSTNGKSTD, from the coding sequence ATGTCGAGCTACGATCATATCATTCACAAGGGCAACAAGGCTTCCTTGTTCACGCGTATGGCCCAGTCGGTCGCGTCCTGGACCGGCAAGCCGATCACCTTCTTCGGTGCCGTGACTCTGATCGTGATCTGGGCTGCGTCAGGACCGATATTCGGCTTCAACGACACCTGGCAGCTCGTCATCAACACCTCCACGACGATCATCACCTTCCTGATGGTCTTCATCATCCAGAATAGCCAGAACCGCGACACGGCTGCGATGCAGATCAAGCTCGACGAGCTTATTCTGCGATTTGAAGGTGCCCGCGAAGAATTGCTCGACCTCGAGGAGCTCGACGAGAAGGACCTCGCCCTCATCCGCGAGGATTTCTGTAAGAGGGCCTCATCCGCTCGCGACAGCACCAACGGAAAGTCCACCGACTAA
- a CDS encoding Crp/Fnr family transcriptional regulator — protein sequence MNARYRESPRNAEIDDTRQRSLDELLGPVARRIRFEAGAELPLADAIYFPIDGIATLVLQRGQARFQIGFGSRGDAIGIQKLFAPEFADMSAKVLKSGSFICVAPQTLRRLLREDGGLRERLMFHALRAAGRYLDEAARTVALSLERRVAHWITRCGETLASDIIPITHHDLAHTLGVRRSGVTVALHVLEGERLIRSSRARIEVIDGKGLAAFSRPQLS from the coding sequence ATGAATGCTCGCTATCGGGAAAGCCCCCGAAACGCCGAGATTGACGATACGCGGCAACGAAGCCTGGATGAGTTGCTGGGGCCGGTTGCCCGGCGTATCCGCTTCGAGGCCGGCGCGGAGCTTCCGCTCGCCGACGCAATCTATTTCCCGATCGACGGTATTGCGACCCTGGTGCTCCAGCGCGGGCAGGCGAGGTTCCAGATCGGCTTCGGTAGTCGTGGCGATGCGATCGGCATCCAGAAGCTCTTCGCTCCGGAGTTCGCAGACATGTCCGCGAAGGTTCTGAAATCCGGCAGTTTCATCTGCGTCGCTCCTCAAACCTTGCGGCGTCTCCTGCGCGAGGATGGCGGATTGCGCGAGCGGCTGATGTTCCATGCCCTGCGGGCTGCTGGCCGATATCTCGATGAAGCGGCTCGCACGGTGGCGCTGTCGCTGGAGCGGCGCGTTGCGCATTGGATCACCCGCTGCGGCGAGACCCTGGCGAGCGACATCATTCCGATCACTCATCACGATCTCGCCCATACGCTGGGCGTGCGCCGCTCCGGCGTGACGGTCGCGCTCCATGTTCTCGAAGGTGAGCGTCTGATCCGCTCGTCGCGGGCGCGGATCGAAGTCATCGACGGCAAGGGGCTCGCGGCCTTTTCACGGCCACAGCTCTCCTGA
- a CDS encoding thiamine pyrophosphate-requiring protein: MPDTVSDFVWARLHQWGVRRVYGYPGDGIGGLISALQRREKDIEFVQARHEEMASLMASGETRFTGKVAVCIATSGPGAGHLLNGLYDARLDHRPVVALVGQQARSAIGSHYQQDLDLQSLFKDVAGAYVETASVPAQVPHLIDRAFRIAQAERRVTCVILPNDLQLEAMEEPAREHGMTHSGVGIDISPVVPAEPALQRAADVLNAGEKVAILVGAGALGATDAVLATAEKLKAGVAKALLGKAVVPDDVSFCTGSIGLLGTKASWDLMQDCDTLLMVGSGFPYTEFLPKPGQARGVQIDIDAGMLGLRYPMEVNLIGDAAATLQALLPLLKPKAGGEWRATIEANVSEAWQEARDSALVEASPINPQRVASELSDRLPDHCIVTADSGTTTVWYARHLRFRRGMMGSASGTLATMGCAVPYAIAAKFAHPDRPAIALAGDGAMQMNGMSELVTIAKYWKRWSDPRLIVMVLNNRELAYVTWEERIQAGDPKWPTSQDLPDIPYADIAKLMGLGGRRVDDPEQVGPAWDEALSADRPFVLDIVTDPNVPPLPPHITFAQARGFAGALASGDPEAGNVVTSTARSLLATLLPSRNGR; encoded by the coding sequence ATGCCCGACACCGTCTCCGATTTCGTTTGGGCCCGACTCCACCAATGGGGTGTCAGACGCGTCTACGGTTATCCGGGCGATGGTATCGGTGGATTGATCTCCGCCCTGCAGAGGCGCGAAAAGGATATCGAGTTCGTCCAGGCTCGGCATGAGGAAATGGCGAGCCTGATGGCGTCGGGCGAGACGCGCTTCACGGGAAAGGTCGCGGTCTGCATCGCGACCTCGGGGCCCGGCGCGGGACACCTTCTCAACGGTCTTTATGATGCGCGGCTCGATCACCGGCCGGTTGTCGCGCTGGTCGGACAACAGGCTCGCTCGGCGATCGGCTCGCATTATCAGCAGGACCTCGATTTGCAATCGCTCTTCAAGGATGTTGCTGGCGCCTATGTCGAGACCGCATCCGTGCCGGCGCAGGTACCGCATCTGATCGATCGCGCGTTCCGGATCGCGCAGGCAGAGCGGCGCGTGACCTGCGTCATTCTGCCAAACGACCTCCAGCTCGAAGCCATGGAAGAGCCGGCTCGGGAGCACGGCATGACGCATTCCGGTGTCGGCATCGACATCTCCCCGGTGGTTCCTGCCGAGCCGGCGCTGCAGCGTGCGGCCGATGTGCTCAATGCAGGCGAAAAGGTCGCAATCCTGGTCGGAGCCGGCGCGCTCGGCGCGACCGATGCCGTGCTCGCCACCGCCGAGAAGCTGAAAGCGGGAGTTGCAAAGGCGCTGCTGGGGAAAGCTGTGGTGCCGGACGATGTATCGTTCTGCACCGGCTCGATCGGGCTGCTCGGCACAAAGGCCAGTTGGGACTTGATGCAGGACTGCGACACGCTGCTGATGGTCGGTTCGGGCTTTCCATACACCGAGTTTCTGCCGAAGCCGGGACAAGCCCGCGGTGTCCAGATCGACATCGACGCAGGCATGCTGGGCCTCCGGTATCCGATGGAGGTCAATCTCATCGGTGACGCGGCGGCAACGCTGCAAGCTCTCCTCCCGCTGCTGAAGCCAAAGGCGGGGGGCGAATGGCGAGCGACGATCGAGGCGAATGTCAGCGAAGCCTGGCAGGAAGCCAGGGACAGCGCGCTGGTCGAAGCCTCGCCGATCAATCCGCAGCGTGTTGCATCGGAGTTATCGGACCGCCTGCCTGACCACTGCATCGTCACCGCCGACAGTGGGACGACCACCGTTTGGTACGCCCGGCATCTCCGATTCCGGCGTGGGATGATGGGGTCCGCTTCCGGCACTCTCGCTACGATGGGCTGTGCCGTTCCCTATGCCATCGCCGCCAAGTTCGCGCACCCTGATCGGCCTGCGATTGCGCTGGCGGGCGATGGCGCCATGCAGATGAACGGCATGTCCGAGCTGGTGACCATCGCCAAATATTGGAAGCGATGGTCCGATCCGCGCTTGATCGTCATGGTGCTGAACAACCGCGAATTGGCCTATGTGACCTGGGAAGAGCGCATTCAAGCCGGCGATCCGAAATGGCCGACAAGCCAGGATCTCCCGGACATCCCCTACGCCGATATCGCGAAGCTCATGGGACTGGGCGGTCGCCGCGTTGACGATCCCGAGCAGGTCGGTCCGGCCTGGGACGAGGCACTCTCGGCCGATCGACCCTTCGTTCTGGACATCGTGACCGACCCGAACGTCCCGCCGCTGCCGCCCCATATCACCTTCGCTCAGGCACGAGGCTTCGCCGGCGCCTTGGCTAGCGGGGACCCCGAGGCCGGCAATGTGGTGACGAGCACCGCTCGCTCCCTCCTCGCAACGCTTCTGCCATCACGGAATGGCCGCTGA
- a CDS encoding DUF2171 domain-containing protein: MGSDGVHVGTVDAVSGTLLKLKKSDPSSGGTHYYLDIGLIVAIEGNRAKLLVPAAEAKQHRSEAAE, translated from the coding sequence GTGGGTTCGGACGGCGTGCATGTCGGCACGGTCGACGCGGTGTCCGGAACGCTCCTCAAGCTCAAGAAGTCAGACCCGTCATCCGGAGGCACGCACTACTATCTCGATATCGGGCTGATCGTCGCGATCGAGGGCAATCGGGCGAAGCTGCTGGTTCCCGCGGCAGAAGCGAAGCAGCACAGGTCCGAAGCCGCGGAATAA
- a CDS encoding CinA family protein, with product MVTAESCTAGMLAHRLSRAVGAAAVLAGGFVTYTKSTKTQLVGVSPGLLAACTAVHADVAEAMARGALERGGADLALAITGVTGAEPDEDGNPIGRVFVGLAAAGNASSLHCEFGQLAPAALAHLAVQAALTFALAQLSDPAAHRLLHGAGD from the coding sequence TTGGTCACAGCCGAATCCTGCACAGCCGGGATGCTCGCGCATCGCCTGTCGCGAGCGGTTGGAGCGGCCGCCGTCCTGGCAGGCGGCTTCGTCACCTACACCAAGTCTACGAAAACCCAGTTGGTCGGCGTATCGCCGGGGCTGCTCGCCGCATGCACGGCCGTTCATGCCGATGTCGCCGAGGCGATGGCCAGGGGCGCGCTTGAGCGCGGCGGTGCCGATCTGGCGCTGGCGATCACCGGGGTTACCGGTGCCGAGCCCGACGAGGATGGCAATCCCATCGGGCGGGTGTTCGTCGGCCTCGCCGCGGCCGGGAATGCTTCGAGCCTCCATTGTGAATTCGGGCAACTTGCGCCGGCGGCGTTGGCGCATCTTGCCGTGCAGGCCGCGCTGACATTCGCCCTGGCGCAGCTTAGTGACCCGGCGGCGCACCGGCTTCTGCACGGAGCCGGCGACTGA
- a CDS encoding Crp/Fnr family transcriptional regulator: protein MNRLRPFIRTLERRDRLSPDELALLSSAQLRVQGFRRGQEIVRAKTQPGESCLMVQGISGREMVTAEGKRQISALHVAGDFVDLHSFVLKRMDHAVVALTEVAAIFVPHAEIRRIIDASPHLGRLFWLMTTIDGAIQRAWIACLGRSTAMQHMAHLFCELWTRMEIVGLVSGHSFPFRLTQAELADVVGLSAVHVNRTLQELRGLGVVDWNGEQVEIIDFDRLVALGDFDKTYLNLTQEPR, encoded by the coding sequence ATGAACAGGCTGCGACCGTTTATTCGAACCTTGGAGCGGCGCGACCGGTTGTCGCCCGACGAGCTGGCGTTGCTGTCATCAGCACAACTGCGCGTCCAGGGCTTCCGGCGCGGGCAGGAGATCGTGCGGGCCAAGACGCAGCCCGGCGAAAGCTGCCTGATGGTCCAGGGCATTTCCGGTCGCGAGATGGTCACGGCCGAGGGCAAGCGGCAGATCAGCGCCCTGCACGTCGCCGGCGATTTCGTGGATCTGCATAGCTTCGTGCTCAAGCGGATGGACCACGCTGTCGTCGCCCTGACCGAGGTTGCCGCCATTTTCGTGCCCCATGCCGAAATCCGGCGCATCATCGATGCCTCTCCGCATCTTGGGCGCCTGTTCTGGCTGATGACAACAATCGACGGCGCCATCCAGCGCGCCTGGATCGCCTGTCTCGGCCGCAGCACGGCCATGCAGCATATGGCTCATCTTTTTTGCGAGCTCTGGACCCGGATGGAGATCGTCGGCCTGGTATCGGGCCACAGCTTTCCCTTCCGCCTCACGCAAGCCGAGTTGGCGGATGTCGTCGGGCTGTCGGCCGTGCACGTGAACCGGACGCTCCAGGAGCTGCGCGGGCTCGGCGTGGTTGACTGGAATGGCGAACAGGTCGAAATCATTGACTTCGATCGGTTGGTCGCTCTGGGCGACTTCGACAAGACTTATCTGAACCTGACCCAGGAACCGCGCTGA
- a CDS encoding DUF6894 family protein translates to MTRYFIDTFDGMLDVRDGIGTEFASYNRACAEARRAVRDMIRDYTDDGGSRPISVSVRNRDGKTVYALRLDLSESFDRDD, encoded by the coding sequence ATGACACGCTATTTCATCGATACCTTTGACGGGATGCTCGACGTCCGGGATGGCATCGGGACTGAGTTCGCCTCCTATAACCGCGCCTGTGCCGAAGCCCGGCGGGCGGTCCGCGACATGATCCGGGACTATACCGATGATGGCGGCAGCCGGCCGATCAGCGTATCGGTCCGCAACCGCGACGGAAAGACCGTCTATGCGTTGCGTCTCGATCTTTCCGAAAGCTTCGACCGGGACGACTGA
- a CDS encoding cation diffusion facilitator family transporter: MAAHAGSRTVIYAALVGNLLIAATKFIAAAWTGSSAMLSEGIHSLVDTGNGALLLYGLHRAARPPDLTHPFGHGRELYFWSFIVALLVFAVGAGVSLYEGIAHVISPHPATSLTANYVVLGLSALFEGYSWRVALKEFKAAKGTLSYFAAVRQSKDPSVFTVLFEDTAALLGLLIAFIGITAAAYFERPELDGVASILIGIILAATAILLARESKALLIGEAALPQVQEEIRAAIDGDPDVERVNGMITVHLGPDQIVVALSLEFKDDRSTADIEDCVERIETKLRKRRSDIVSVFVKPQTSATWRERRARLLE, encoded by the coding sequence ATGGCGGCGCATGCGGGATCACGAACGGTCATCTATGCGGCGCTGGTTGGAAATCTCCTGATCGCAGCGACGAAGTTCATCGCTGCAGCCTGGACGGGTAGCTCGGCCATGCTGTCGGAAGGAATCCATTCCCTCGTCGACACCGGCAATGGCGCACTTCTGCTTTACGGGCTGCACCGGGCGGCCCGACCGCCTGATCTCACACATCCCTTCGGGCACGGCCGCGAACTCTATTTCTGGAGCTTCATCGTTGCGCTGCTGGTCTTCGCTGTCGGCGCAGGCGTCTCGCTCTATGAAGGCATCGCCCATGTCATCTCGCCACATCCTGCGACGAGCCTAACCGCGAACTATGTGGTGCTCGGCCTCTCGGCTCTGTTCGAGGGCTATTCCTGGCGGGTCGCGTTGAAAGAGTTCAAGGCCGCCAAGGGTACCCTGAGCTATTTCGCGGCCGTGCGGCAAAGCAAGGATCCCAGCGTCTTCACGGTGCTGTTCGAGGATACGGCAGCCCTATTGGGCCTGCTCATCGCCTTCATCGGCATCACCGCAGCAGCCTATTTCGAGCGCCCCGAGCTCGACGGGGTCGCCTCGATCCTGATCGGCATCATCCTTGCCGCCACGGCGATACTCCTGGCGCGGGAGAGCAAGGCCCTGCTCATTGGAGAAGCTGCGCTGCCGCAGGTGCAGGAGGAGATCAGAGCGGCCATCGATGGCGATCCCGATGTCGAGCGGGTCAACGGCATGATCACGGTTCATCTTGGCCCGGACCAGATCGTCGTGGCTCTGAGCCTTGAATTCAAGGACGATCGCTCCACCGCCGATATCGAGGATTGCGTCGAGCGCATCGAAACAAAGCTCCGAAAACGCCGCTCGGACATCGTCTCGGTCTTCGTGAAGCCGCAGACCTCCGCGACATGGCGCGAGCGGCGAGCCCGGCTCCTGGAGTGA
- a CDS encoding DUF1236 domain-containing protein, with product MKKTVLAAAVVLTSTMAFAQNPEGARGGAAAGAATGAVGGAIVGGPVGAVVGGVGGAVVGGIAGDATPRFKTYVQAHEVPSYTYREDVRVGAVLPESGVTYREVPTEFGSHGYRYTVVNDRTVIVEPKTRKIIQVIE from the coding sequence ATGAAGAAGACCGTACTTGCTGCTGCTGTCGTGCTAACCTCGACGATGGCATTCGCCCAGAATCCTGAAGGCGCACGTGGGGGCGCTGCGGCGGGCGCCGCGACTGGCGCGGTTGGCGGAGCGATTGTGGGTGGTCCGGTCGGAGCCGTAGTGGGCGGCGTTGGAGGCGCCGTCGTCGGGGGCATCGCCGGCGACGCCACACCTCGTTTCAAGACCTATGTCCAAGCCCACGAAGTGCCGTCGTACACCTATCGCGAGGACGTGCGCGTCGGTGCGGTGCTCCCTGAGAGCGGGGTGACGTATCGCGAAGTCCCGACCGAGTTCGGTTCGCACGGCTATCGCTATACCGTGGTGAACGATCGGACTGTCATCGTCGAGCCGAAGACGCGCAAGATCATTCAGGTCATCGAATAA
- a CDS encoding ferritin-like domain-containing protein encodes MPSEPKTLDDLFLDTLKDIYYAEKQILKALPKMAKAANAPELKQAFETHREQTEGHVERLTEIFEAIGKAPRGKTCDAILGIIEEGKGIIEEFEGSPALDAGLVAAAQAVEHYEIARYGTLKAWAQQLGLKDAVKLLDQTLTEEEKTDQLLTKLGMTSVNKQAA; translated from the coding sequence ATGCCGAGCGAACCGAAAACCCTCGACGATCTCTTCCTCGATACGCTGAAGGACATCTATTACGCTGAAAAGCAGATCCTGAAGGCGCTGCCGAAGATGGCGAAGGCAGCGAACGCGCCGGAGCTCAAGCAGGCCTTCGAGACTCATCGCGAGCAGACCGAGGGCCATGTCGAGCGCCTGACCGAAATCTTCGAGGCCATCGGCAAGGCGCCGCGTGGCAAGACTTGCGACGCCATTCTCGGAATCATCGAGGAAGGCAAGGGCATCATCGAGGAATTCGAAGGCAGCCCGGCCCTTGATGCCGGCCTAGTCGCCGCGGCCCAGGCCGTCGAGCATTACGAGATCGCACGCTACGGCACGCTCAAGGCCTGGGCGCAGCAACTTGGGCTGAAGGATGCCGTCAAGCTCCTCGATCAGACGCTCACTGAGGAGGAGAAGACCGATCAGCTTCTCACGAAGCTCGGCATGACCTCCGTCAACAAGCAGGCGGCGTAA
- a CDS encoding PepSY domain-containing protein — protein sequence MLTSLLAAMTSFGAFAQTSTTSPKPAPGAEADKNAPLPGANSFTEGQAKSRLEANGYSQVTGLKKDDNGVWRGMATHGGAQVNVSVDYRGNITRQ from the coding sequence GTGCTCACGTCGCTTCTGGCAGCGATGACCTCGTTCGGCGCGTTCGCGCAGACCTCCACGACCTCGCCGAAGCCGGCGCCCGGTGCGGAAGCGGACAAGAATGCACCGCTGCCTGGCGCGAACAGCTTCACCGAAGGCCAGGCGAAAAGCCGCCTCGAAGCCAACGGCTATTCGCAGGTCACCGGCCTGAAGAAGGATGACAACGGCGTCTGGCGGGGGATGGCCACGCATGGCGGCGCCCAGGTCAATGTCAGCGTCGACTATCGCGGCAACATCACCCGCCAGTAA
- a CDS encoding flavodoxin family protein, protein MSLTILALNCTLKPDGTSSTQRILELALGEFPDDCEREIVRVAALDIKPGVSSDEGDGDDWPALRRKIDACDILLIGSPIWLGQPSSVAKRVLERMDAFLDEADDQNRTPAYGKVAAIAVVGNEDGAHHVSAEIGQALFDVGFTIAAGGPTYWVGEAMGSVNFVDLDQVPETTAKTNRMLARNAAHLAGLLKRHAYPGY, encoded by the coding sequence ATGTCGCTCACGATCCTGGCTCTCAATTGCACCCTGAAGCCTGATGGCACGTCCTCGACCCAGCGCATCCTGGAACTGGCTTTGGGGGAGTTTCCGGACGACTGCGAGCGCGAGATCGTTCGTGTCGCCGCACTCGACATCAAGCCAGGCGTTTCTTCGGATGAAGGCGATGGCGACGACTGGCCCGCGCTCAGACGCAAGATCGACGCTTGCGACATTCTCCTGATCGGCAGCCCTATCTGGCTGGGGCAGCCGTCAAGCGTGGCCAAACGCGTACTGGAACGCATGGATGCCTTTCTCGACGAAGCGGATGATCAGAACCGAACGCCTGCCTATGGCAAGGTCGCAGCCATCGCCGTCGTCGGGAACGAGGACGGAGCCCATCACGTCTCCGCCGAAATCGGCCAGGCATTGTTCGATGTCGGGTTCACGATCGCCGCGGGAGGCCCGACCTACTGGGTCGGCGAAGCGATGGGCAGCGTGAATTTCGTCGACCTCGATCAGGTTCCCGAAACGACAGCGAAGACCAACCGCATGCTCGCCCGCAATGCGGCCCATCTTGCCGGGTTGCTCAAGCGGCATGCCTATCCCGGCTATTGA
- a CDS encoding PAS domain-containing protein, whose product MPLNEALKQLRSREEELARVQRIGQIGGLEVDLREGAFRNSRSPEYLVVHGLPPEAANETHEAWVARIHPEDRDRVVSQFHRSVFGADTEYEAEYRIIRPSDGEIRWILAKAEIQRDELGKPIKLVGAHIDITARRIAEEQRELIARELQHRIGNIFAVIGSLISMAARAEPASAKFAEEIVGRIRALNRAHGIVLDQSGKRPADNLLDLMGRLVAPYNSGLNPRMTVAGDHIEVGRSASTAIALVLHELATNAVKHGALSSPAGSVEIDARISGETVILRWAETGGPLVVGEPLKRGFGSELVDRALRSQLGAQTHFAWLPPGLVVVIEMDANKIQF is encoded by the coding sequence TTGCCGCTCAACGAGGCACTAAAGCAGCTACGCTCGCGCGAGGAAGAACTCGCTCGCGTCCAGCGCATTGGACAGATCGGCGGCCTTGAAGTCGACCTGCGGGAAGGGGCATTTCGGAACAGCCGATCGCCTGAGTATCTTGTTGTTCATGGGCTACCGCCGGAAGCCGCAAACGAAACTCATGAGGCTTGGGTTGCGCGCATCCATCCGGAAGACCGGGATCGCGTCGTCAGTCAGTTTCATCGAAGCGTCTTTGGCGCCGACACGGAGTACGAGGCGGAATACCGGATCATCCGACCTTCCGACGGCGAAATTCGTTGGATCCTTGCCAAGGCTGAAATCCAGCGCGATGAACTGGGCAAGCCGATCAAGCTGGTCGGTGCGCATATCGACATCACAGCGCGGCGTATTGCCGAAGAACAGCGAGAGCTGATCGCCCGCGAATTGCAGCACCGCATCGGAAACATCTTCGCGGTGATCGGCAGCCTGATCTCGATGGCGGCGCGCGCGGAGCCTGCATCCGCAAAATTTGCGGAGGAGATCGTTGGACGAATTCGAGCCTTGAACCGAGCCCACGGCATCGTTCTCGATCAGAGCGGCAAAAGGCCAGCGGACAATCTGCTGGACCTCATGGGCAGGCTGGTGGCGCCATATAACTCTGGTTTAAACCCACGCATGACGGTCGCTGGAGATCACATCGAGGTCGGCCGTTCCGCCTCAACGGCAATCGCTCTGGTTCTTCACGAGCTGGCGACGAATGCAGTCAAGCACGGTGCCCTGTCGAGTCCAGCAGGGTCGGTCGAAATCGATGCACGCATATCGGGCGAGACCGTCATTCTGCGCTGGGCGGAAACTGGTGGGCCGCTGGTGGTCGGCGAGCCGCTGAAGCGAGGTTTTGGCAGCGAACTTGTCGATCGAGCACTGAGGTCTCAGCTGGGCGCGCAAACCCATTTCGCCTGGCTACCGCCAGGCTTGGTTGTCGTGATCGAGATGGACGCGAACAAGATCCAGTTCTAG
- a CDS encoding DUF6766 family protein — translation MGRTIWSRYGFVWVTGGFFLISLVGHWIFGWFAYAQEQGALGQNAEFNGYFIEMMRDTLENWQSEFLQLIWQVAGLAMLLHVGSPQSKEGDDRMEAKLDAILRKVDRDGGDRLIDEIDRDYAGRHTDHRYVREHQS, via the coding sequence ATGGGACGCACGATCTGGTCGCGCTACGGCTTTGTCTGGGTCACGGGCGGCTTTTTCCTGATCAGCCTTGTCGGCCACTGGATTTTCGGCTGGTTCGCCTACGCGCAGGAACAGGGTGCTCTTGGCCAAAACGCCGAGTTCAACGGCTATTTTATCGAGATGATGCGGGACACACTGGAGAACTGGCAGTCCGAATTTCTGCAGTTGATCTGGCAGGTCGCCGGGCTCGCGATGCTCCTGCATGTCGGCTCGCCACAATCGAAGGAGGGCGACGACCGCATGGAGGCCAAGCTCGATGCGATCCTGCGAAAGGTCGACCGGGATGGCGGCGATCGGCTGATCGACGAGATCGACCGCGACTATGCCGGCCGCCATACGGACCATCGCTATGTCAGAGAGCATCAATCTTGA